The following nucleotide sequence is from Catonella massiliensis.
CTTAATTTATTTATGTTTATATCCTGTATACATAGTTAATATAAAACAAATACAGGTTGCTATTGCCCAAAACTTATGACTTTTCATATCTCTTCCTCCTTTAGTGGTTGATTTTACACCCTTAATTATAGCAGAGAGCTGTAGTTTTGCCAACTACAATATTCCAACCCTCTCCATAAACTTCCTTAAAAGTCCTGCATTACCATTATACTGATAGCCGTCTATCCCACATTCGTAGGCACCTTTTACATTATTTGCCAAATCATCTATGAAAAAGCATTCCTCTGCCTTTAGGTTATAGGTGTTTAGTACATAGTCAAAAAAAGCCCTGTCAGGCTTTACTTCCTTGATATCGGCAGACACTATCTTTGCATCCAATATCTTAAAGGCTTCTATCTTATCTTCGTATTTATGAAAAGACTCAGCCGCATTTGAACAAAGGTATAGCTTATATCCCTTATTTTTAAGGTCCTTCATAAGTTCAAGCATCTCTTTGCTCTCCGTCTTATGCACATACCAGGTTGAAAGTACATCTTTTGCAAGCGGATGATACTTTTCCTCCAAATCTTTTATGATTTCTTCGTATACCTCTTCCTCACTTAGCACTCCCTTATCCGCATCTGCCCAGGCACGGGTGTAGACGATTTTGTACTTCAAGTAGTTAATAAGCTTAACATCCTTGGTATACATAGACAGAATATAATCAGGTGAAAAATCCATAATTACGTTTCCCATGTCAAATAACATATTTTTATACATTACATTCTCTCCTTATAATAATTGGGTGTGACTCCAAAATGTTTCTTAAATATATTGCCGAAATACCTCTGGTCTCTATATCCTACCATATAAGCCACTTCAGACACTCTGGTCTGTGGGTCTTTAAGCAGCTTACAGGCTTTTTTAAGCCTTGTGAGAGTAAGTATTTCCACAAAGGTATAGCCTGTCTCCTTTTTGAATAAATGACTTAAATAGCTTTCACTTACCTTCAAATACTCTGAGGTAGATAGTATGTTTATCTCCTTCATATAGTTTTCTTTGATATACTCAATTGCTTTAATGATATTGCTATGCTTTGAGTTGACGGTAAGTCTCAGTTTCTTATCTATCTCTTCCATCAGAGCAGCTTTGTCCGTCTCTTTATTTACACTGCAAAGTAAAATATTATTATTTACCTTTTCTATGGCTCTTTTAAGTGCCTTATCTAACTGGCCATCATCAAAAGGCTTTAAGAGGTAGTCGCTTACGCTTAAATCTATTCCTCTTTTTGCATACTCAAATTCATTAAAGGCCGTTATCATGATTGTAACAGGCATGTAAGTCTCATAGACCTTTTCAATCATTTGTAACCCGTCCATTACAGGCATCCTTATATCAGTAATAACTATGTCCGGCTTCAGCTTGGTTATAAGGCTAAGACCTTCTCCACCGTTTTTTGCCTCTCCTATGACCTGACAATCATAGCTTTCCCAATCTGTAGTTATTACCAGGCCTTTTCTAACTATTTCCTCATCCTCAACAACCACAATTCTATACATTATTATCCCTTATATCCTTTTTTATCTTAATTTGAATATTGGTACAGTCATCACTTATAAGACTAAGCCCATATTCCTCACCGTAATAGAGTTTAATTCTTTTATTTACATTATAAAGTCCTATGCTGTTGCTGTCTATATCATTCACTATTTTATCAAAGTCTCCCACAAAGTTATTTCCGTTATCCTTCACATTGAATATAAGATTATCTCCTTCTTTGCGGCCTGTTATTTCTACAACTCCTTTTTCTATGATAAGCTCCATTCCATGTATAATAGCATTTTCAACTATTGGTTGAAGAAGTAGCTTTGGAATATGATAGTCATACATATCTTCCGGCACATTAAGCTTAAATTCAAATCTGTCTTTATATCTCTCCATCTGAATATAAAGGTAGCTTTTTACCAGCCCCAGCTCATCCTCAACAGAGACTGTAGTTTCATTAAAATTCATATTTGCCTTAAGTATATTGCCAAACTCAGTAACTATCTTCGCTATCTTGTCCACCTTATTTAACTTTGCTTCCCACTTTATAGAGTCTAGGGTATTATACAAAAAATGTGGATTTATCTGAGACTGCAATGCCTTAACTTCGATTTTCTCAAGCAACTCTCTTTTTTCAATATCCTCTTTGTGGTATTTGTCTATTCTTCCTAGTAAATTATAGAAGGCATTTTCTATATTCTGTATTTCTTCTATTTCATTACTTGCATCTGTCGGTATAGATGTTTTGTGATCCATATCCATCACTTTTTTTGCAAGCATATTAATAGGTTCAACAATTTTTCCCGCAAGTATGCTCACAATCACAAAGGCAATTGCCAGAGTGGTCACAAGGGCTGTAAGTACAGTTGCAGACACCATCTTTGTATCTGCCTTCACATATTCATTTCCCAAAAACCCCATTAAAATAACATTTTTAGTTTTATATGTAGAATAGGTATAGGTCTTCTCTATTTCCTTTTTATATTTTTCAAAATAAAGAGAATTAATCCTCACATTTTTCCCCTGAAAGTAGGTATCATTATATATCTCAGAATCATTTTCCGAGAAAACCGCAAGTTTTAACATACCTATGTAGCTTGAATCCAAACCCTTGAATAGCTCCTCAATATATTCTCTTGAAAAGTCCACGATGATGAAGCCTACGATTTCATTTTTATCATATATTCTTCTGGTAAGTGAAAATGCATTGGTTTTCCCGTCTTCCCACATATACATATTTGGAATTATAACATCGTCTTTTCCTTCTCTTGCGCTCTTTAGCACACCCCACTCTCCAAAACTCTCTATATCATACATTGCAGGTATTTCATCAGTGGAGTACTTTCTTTTACCGTCTATACTTAGTATATGTACTGCAATGTATTTATACTTATTCCCAAGTCCACCATAGACTTTATCTCCTAAAACTTTAGAGCCGCTATTCCCTCCATTAACCGCCTTTTTCACATCCTCGTCATCAGCTAACATGTCAAGATAACTTTTCGACTCTGCTAAGGAGTCTTCAAACAAAGCTCCGGCTATGTGGAGAATCTCCTCTATATGCTTCATTCCATACATTTTACTGGAAATGCCTGAATATAAAAGAGAAAAAATCCCAAAAAGTATTATGATGATAAAGGCAAAGATTAATATCCAAACCGTTATATATCTCCTAAAACTTTTATTTGGGATTTTTTCTCTAAACATATTTGCTCCTATACTACTGATACTTTACCCTTACTTATTATGTTGAAAAGCACGAAAGAAAGCAAAGTCGCTACTGTGAGTATACTTGCAAGTGCTGCCGCCGTTCCAAAGCTCGCCCTTACTACCTCAGTATATATGGCAACTGATATGGTAGCTGTTTTCCCTGTGTAAAGCATAATACTGGAGCTTAATTCATTGATGGTGCTTATCCAGCTAAGAATTGCTCCACTCACTATACCCGGCATCATTATCCTTACAGTCACCTTAAAGAAAGACTTCATAGGCGTTTCTCCAAGGCTTATGGAAGCCTCTTCCACACTGCTGTCTATCTGCTGTAATATAGCACTTGAAGACCTTACCGTATAAGGCATCTTTCTTATTATGTATGCTATTATCAAAATCAAAGGTGTTCCTGCTATGAGGATAGGTCCTTTATTGTAGGTTATAAGTAAGCTTATACCAAGCACCGCACCCGGAATAACATATGGGAACATTACAAGTATGTCCATTATTGTTGCTGACTTTCCACGTCTCTTTGTTATTAAAAATGCAATAAGTACGCTTAAAAGTATTATAACAAAAATTGCAATAGTTGAAAATGTAAAAGTATTTACTATATTGTGTCCAAGCTTAAAGAAAATACTCTTATAGCTCTCCAGTCCAAAGCCTTCCGTAAATACAGGTCCATTTGTGTTGATAAATGAGGTCACAATAACTACAACCTGTGGTAAAAATGTTATAAACGCAAAGACAAACAAGAGTAATGACAAAGCAATTTTCTTAGGCTTAGGCAAATCCTTCTTTGAAGGTGGTCTT
It contains:
- a CDS encoding DUF6219 family protein, encoding MKSHKFWAIATCICFILTMYTGYKHK
- a CDS encoding HAD family hydrolase, producing the protein MYKNMLFDMGNVIMDFSPDYILSMYTKDVKLINYLKYKIVYTRAWADADKGVLSEEEVYEEIIKDLEEKYHPLAKDVLSTWYVHKTESKEMLELMKDLKNKGYKLYLCSNAAESFHKYEDKIEAFKILDAKIVSADIKEVKPDRAFFDYVLNTYNLKAEECFFIDDLANNVKGAYECGIDGYQYNGNAGLLRKFMERVGIL
- a CDS encoding response regulator transcription factor; the protein is MYRIVVVEDEEIVRKGLVITTDWESYDCQVIGEAKNGGEGLSLITKLKPDIVITDIRMPVMDGLQMIEKVYETYMPVTIMITAFNEFEYAKRGIDLSVSDYLLKPFDDGQLDKALKRAIEKVNNNILLCSVNKETDKAALMEEIDKKLRLTVNSKHSNIIKAIEYIKENYMKEINILSTSEYLKVSESYLSHLFKKETGYTFVEILTLTRLKKACKLLKDPQTRVSEVAYMVGYRDQRYFGNIFKKHFGVTPNYYKERM
- a CDS encoding cache domain-containing sensor histidine kinase, giving the protein MFREKIPNKSFRRYITVWILIFAFIIIILFGIFSLLYSGISSKMYGMKHIEEILHIAGALFEDSLAESKSYLDMLADDEDVKKAVNGGNSGSKVLGDKVYGGLGNKYKYIAVHILSIDGKRKYSTDEIPAMYDIESFGEWGVLKSAREGKDDVIIPNMYMWEDGKTNAFSLTRRIYDKNEIVGFIIVDFSREYIEELFKGLDSSYIGMLKLAVFSENDSEIYNDTYFQGKNVRINSLYFEKYKKEIEKTYTYSTYKTKNVILMGFLGNEYVKADTKMVSATVLTALVTTLAIAFVIVSILAGKIVEPINMLAKKVMDMDHKTSIPTDASNEIEEIQNIENAFYNLLGRIDKYHKEDIEKRELLEKIEVKALQSQINPHFLYNTLDSIKWEAKLNKVDKIAKIVTEFGNILKANMNFNETTVSVEDELGLVKSYLYIQMERYKDRFEFKLNVPEDMYDYHIPKLLLQPIVENAIIHGMELIIEKGVVEITGRKEGDNLIFNVKDNGNNFVGDFDKIVNDIDSNSIGLYNVNKRIKLYYGEEYGLSLISDDCTNIQIKIKKDIRDNNV